TGTGGAGTAGGAGGGACAAAATGTGTGGAGTTGGAGGGACAAAAAGGCAGAGACAGCAGCCTGTGCATAGCCATTGTGTTTTATTGGAttggtgtatttttttattttacaaaatatacaGAGGAGCCAAAAATGCAAAGCAGTCAACAGTGTTCTGATGGGAAAGGGGGCTCCCTCAGGGCCCTTCCCCTCAGATCCTGACTGACTGGGAGGGTGAGCTAAATGGAACGAGCAGGTTTATTAAAGGGTGGCAGCATGGCAAGGGTGGTCCCTGCCTTCTAGGTGTGTACAGGGGCATCTCTTGGTAGATTGAATAAAGCAAGAGGAGACCCTAAGTAGGAATTCAGGAGGCTATGTGGGGTGTGGGAACAGAGCCTGGGTAGATCAAAGATTCTAGTGAATGCCCCCTCACACGCATGCtatgcctgcctccctccttcccctttcttctaAGGCATCCACTGGATGGTCCCTGACTCACTCCATACCTCCAAGTCTAGAAGAAATGGCAAATGAAAACTTAAGTTGTAGCCATCAGGGAGGGTAGGCTAAAACTTTGGCAGATACAGCTGGGACATCTCCCACCCATATTCCCCTGCTGCTGCCTCCACCCCCACAAACAGAAAGTAAGGAGAGGAAGGAATTCCAGGCATGAGCCAAACATCAGGATCCCAGGCTCTCCTGGAATACTGAGGAGAGTATGGAAATTTCCAGGGTATATTTCCAAGGAGACAAGAGTCTTCTGAAGGGCCTGAAATTCATATTCTGATAGCCTGGAATGGCAAACCTGTGGAGCTCAGAGCTATAGTCTGGCATGACTTATGGTGTCACTGACAATCTCCAGGCCTTTCTGAACTCTACCCCAGCCATCTATGATCTAACCACTTGGCTCAGGCCTTCTTGTCCCCCTCCTACAAGGCTCTCAAAGGCCCTGGTCTAAAAGGCCAGTCAGTGCATGGACAGAGCAGACTCTCTGAGAAGAAAATCTTAGAGGAAATGCATATGAGGTCAGGGATAGGGAAAGCACCATAGCAGGAGACATTTTGTCTAGTGTTGTAGTTTCTAAAGTGGCGATGGAAGGTGGAGAACCATTTATTTCCTATAGCAGGGGTACCCTCAGCACTGAGTGTCAGGCAGGAAGAGGGTGGGAGCTGTTGGGAGTTGGGAACACCCCACAGATACATTCTACCCATGCCCTGGCCCCTTTAGCTCCAGCAATCTGGACCACTGAATCCCCAGGCTCTTAGATTCCTACAGCCCCCAGGGCTGGGCTAGGATGAGGACAGACCTGGGAAGAGAAGGGCTAGTTCCACCTGCACTAGGGCTAGAGTATGGTCCCCCCAGGACAACTGACCCCCTTTCCTAGGGAGCTAGATGACATTGTCAAAGAGCTGCATGGACCTCATGATGTTCTCGTCCTGTagccatggtgggggaggggcagaatggagagagagagagaaataaaaaagagcttATCAGCGACACAGAGAGGGACATTCACCTGAAATAAGGACATTCAGAGACAGAGGCAGCAAGGAAGGAGACACCCGAGAGATCTGAAGTAGCGAAGGGACAGTCCTCCCCAAGTTGTGAAGGAACTGGACTCAGGTGTGTGGGCAAGTTAGGGAGATGATACTCTCCCCAAAGGAACTTTCTCTTACATCACTGAATTGGACCCTGAGTCCAGATCATGGAAATGTGGCTGGCAGGGGTCCGTACCTTTTGGCAAGACTCAATGAATTCCTCAATTGTCACCACGCCATCCTTGTTCCTGTCCATCTTCTGCCAAAAAGTAGTCAGGTAGAGAGAACAGGAGGGATgacaggagagaggaaggcagaattcAGTCAAGTTCCCTGCCAGGATCTTGCCTCCTTCCCTTCACTCCAGGACCCTCCAGCCTACCCAGTCCCAGGCACCTGGAAGAAGCTCTCCACATGCTCCCTTGGGGCCTCCTCTCGGAGTGCAGGATAGGTATACTTGCCCATCATGTCATAGATGGATTTCATGATATCAAGCATTTCCTGTTAggccaagagagaaaagaatcctTCCTCAAAACCTCCAGGCTCCAAATCAAGAGGCCTAAAGCCTAGGGCAGACCTCACCCTTCGCTGATGAAGCATGCGTGAGTCACATTTTCCTCCTAGGGGCCCTTTGCACCTCTCCCCACACATAAAAGCTCTCCAACTCTTCAGTTGCCCCACACCTCCTTGGTGATGCAGCCATCCTTGTTGAGGTCATACAAGTTAAAGGCCCAGTTTAGTCTGTCATCTATGGTTCCCCGGAGAATCACCGACAAACCAGCCACAAAGTCCTGGGAAGGAGATAGAGGAGATATTCAGATGCCCTTTACCCAATCTCCAATATGGGTTTGGCCTATGGATCCTGGCCCTGAAGCCCCAAGAAACAGGCCTCCCTGACCCACCCCCCCCAGCTCACCTCAAAACTGACAGAGCCATCATGGTTGGTGTCAAAGGCATTGAAGAGAAAAGTGGCATATGTGCTGGAGTCTGTAGGATAAGGGTGGATAAGTTTGGCTTTCAGACAGGAGATGACTTCCTCCTTCTGTGGGATTCCCCAAACCCTTCTTATCACTTGGCATTCCCAGCCCCTCCAGagccctctccccagctcagccTAGAGATGGATAGCTGCTTCATCTCGGGCCTTGCCCCCTCACCTCCTTGAGGAAAGAACTGAGAGTAAATCTGCTTGAAGTTCTCCTCATTGACAATTCCGCTGGGACactcctgggaggtggggggagagtcAGAAACCAGACTGAGGGCAGAACAAAACCCCATTCCACTCACCACCACCTACTCCATGCCAGAGGctcccagagaaggaaaatattcCTGTCACCGGGGGCTCACCATGTAGTTCTTTTTAGGAAGGCAAGGGTTCCCAGTGCACAAGGTTGAAAAACACAGAACTAACCAGCAGGCCAGTCTACAGGCTCCACCTTGCCTCAAATTGGCCAGAGCCTCCTGCTGTAAGTCTAGGCAAGAGgggtccctccccctcccctttcctctcacATTCCTAAAGCATCCAGACCAATCTTAGAAGTTGTGGATAGGCCTCTCCCCTCACCCAGTTCAGCCCTGCTTTGCACTCACATTCTTGAAGCCCCGGTACAGGACCTGCAATTCCTTGCGCGTGAATTTGGTTTGCTCCTGCAGCTGCTCCAGACCCTCTGGCCGGTGACACACCGTGGACAGTTCAAACTCATCCTCCACGCTGTCTGCAGGGGGGcagtgtggggggagagggggacagcCGCGCCTCAGGCCCGGCCTCCATGAACCCTCTTCAAAATCACCGACCCACCCATCCTCCCCAACTCTAACACCAGAGATCAGCCTGCCAATTCCCTGGACCCCGAATATCAAGGCAAAGAGAAGACGCTGGTTAGCTTCCAGGTCTATCAGTTGGCTGGACCCATCGGCAggcctggccccagagccacggGTCCGACTCATCGCTGGCCCCTGGGCCCTTGACCTGGTTGAAGGGGAAGGCCTCCAGCCCCATCTTCGTCCCAGAAAGGGAGGGGTAGAGAAACCGGGTTCAAGAGGAAGCGTCTGAGGGTCCAAGCTCCGGGCCTTTCCCCACTGCAGCCCCACACCCCATCGCCTCAGCCCCATACTTGCCCCGCCCAGATCCTTCCCTCCAGCCAATCCCCGCCTACCCCAGCCATGCTTGAGCCATGCCCCGCCCAGCTCCAGCCAAGCCCATCCAGACCCCACCCCTACACTGCTCCCGGTAGACCTTAGCTAAGGCTTTGTCCATGGCCCTATTTCAGTCCTGCCCAGCTCCCAACATCAAGTCCCCAGGCAAGTGCTCCCACCCCACGTTCCCGAAGGCCCCCGTGCCCGCCCCCACCAGGAAAGTAAGTCACCTGGGTCCAGCGGGCGGGGTCTGTGGGGGCGGAGGGAAGCTGGGACTGCTAATGCTGAAGGGAGCGAACTGTCACCGAGAAAGTGGAAGACccggccaaaggcagacacacacCTCACCCCTCACTCAACAGCAAATCTCACAGACCTGCGTGTTACAAAtgcacacaccccacccccgcgCGCAGAGGCACACATAATGAACGAGCACagacacacacgaaacagacccCACGCACACATGCATGTGGGACTCACGACTGTCATTTTTCCCGAATCGACCCCCACATGGGACCCAGTGGAATGAAACACAATGACACTCTCAAATAACTACAAATGGGTCTCCCTGGCTTGCAAAATTCAGTATGATCCTATGGGGTGGGCAAGGCCCAAACTGAGGAAACAGAACTGGAGACAACGTGAGGCCACTCAGTTTGGGACCAGCTGGGTCTAGGAAACCCAAGTATCCTGGCATCTGGAGGAAGGTGGGCTCCATCCTAGGCATCTGCATCCAGCCAGGTCAGGGCAGGGGAGACATGCATCTCGAGGCCCAAAACATGCCCGGGGCGGGCAGGGGGCCACAGACGTAGGCACTCTGGCACGCACAGACCTCACAGCTGTCTGGTCTTGCCCCGCCACATTGGCCATACCCACACAGTCTCAGGCCTCAGCCCTGCCACTCTGGCCACGCCCAGATACCTGGGGCTCACTCATTTTGCTGAACGGTGACCTCCACAGACAATCGGGCCCCGCCCCCCCAACTGGCCACGCCCTCACATTCCGCTGGCTCCTGCCGGGTAGCTGGCCCCGCCCCACACTCGGACCTACTAGCGCCCACCCCCACCGgtcacgcgcgcgcgcgcgcacacacacacacacacacacacacacacacacacgcaggcccGCTTATGTCACACTGGTCACACCCCGACACATACGGGCCCCGCCCCCGGAAGCACAGGAGAGGCACTTGCTTTCACTGActgagggcagggcctggggcccGCAGCAAGGCAGCAGCTTGAGGAACCGCTGCTTCAGCGCTTTTTTAGTGGGCCCCGGAGGGTGGCCTGGGAAGAGAGAAGACCCCAGGAAGGCACATTAACCTCCACTATccttccatccccctccccaccatcacAAATCAACCCTGAGGGCTGGGGTATTGGGAGAGGGCTGGAGGAGAATGGTGAGAGTAGCTGGGGCTGGGTTAGGGAAGCCCAGCGGGTTTCACAGGCATAGAAAGTCCACTCAGGCGTCTTGTATAATGGGGCGCAGGTGGGGACAGTGAGGCCACCAAGGGGAGGTGGCATTGGCCTCCGTGGCTGCTGACCCAAGGTCCTTGGCTCCAGTGCTATAGGACCTCTAAGTGTGATGTCCAACCCAAGTACTGCCTGGGTAGGAACACTTCtatgtctttgtctctctctctcacacacacacagtgacaaGCATGTATAGTAACACACAGAAAGATAAATCACGGTGATGGATGCCATACAGAGACAGCTTGATACCATGCAACTCACTCAAACCCAATGGCCTAATTAAGGAGGCCCCAACACATGCGCACatacacaggtacacacacacttTGACACAGTATTCCTTAATATAAACATGTACAGATGTGGCCTAGGAAAAATGACACACATATATGAGGACCCACACAGGCCTTCTTACATGCTGCATGATCAATCCATACAAAAACACATGGGACATCATGACACCGTGTGTTAAGGGCAGTATAATACAGTGACCCTATAACATTATGACACATATCGAGGTTACCACGACACATAGCCATATCATGTTGTGACTTAGATGCCCATGGCACCCAGACACCCAAGACTGCACATCACCAACAGAACCCATGCTTGTTCTGCCCACCCTTCCTCATCCCAGGGCACCTAGAATCTCCCTGCCAGTGGAACAAAGTTCCTCTTCAGCTAAGTCATCCACCCTAAAAGTGTTTCCCCTCCCATATCTTTGAAGGTGATGTGATAGCAAACTTTGAAGCAATAACACACCTTGGAGATGAGTATTTTTTGTAACGTGGGGCTATCCAGAGCCACTGACCACAGTTCCCCTCACTTCCCCTTATATACACCTGTGTCCTACAGCTCTAAGCGCATCCCAAGGAGGGCTCTGCGTTGGTGTGCCTGTCTCCCGACAGCACCCGCCTCCAGACTCCGGGATTAGAGTCAACAGGGCCCTAGCACACTGACTGGCCAACTGAAGTTGGCCTCGCTCCATTCCTGGAGGGGCCCAACTTCCTTGGGTTGTAGGTTATTAGGGCATCCCAGCTCCCATGCAGGCTCCACCCCCCAAAACCAGGCCTCACCCTTCAGGACCCGGCTCTGCTCCCAGGAGGTAACTGCTTAAAATAAATGCCTCACCCTCCAATGcgtcctctcttcccctccccctgcacagcTTCAGAGAAGTAGGAGGGAGACCATGGGCTGAGTGGGGGATCGATGGCGGCCTGGCCCCCAGCCCAAGGCTCCATTAACCCCCGGCTTTGGTTTCCCAAAGCCGGATTGCGCCTGGGGCCTCCGGTGGTGCGGTTGCAGCTGGACTgggaaggatgggggagggggacggcACCCTCCCCAACCTCCCCATCTTCACACTTCCGCCCTTTCCCtggtcccctccctgctcccaggacTCCATCTCCTCTAGGCTCCCCTGAAATGTGGGAGGGGAAAGAGCTACTACCTTCAGGCTACTGAACACCTGGGTTTCCTGAATGACCCCTCTTCCCACCACACTCTAAAGGGCATGGCATGTCAGAGCCAAACTGACTTCATCCTTTCAGGATTGGATGAATCCCAGTTCATCTAGGACCAACCCTTGCTCCCAACCCCACTCTGATAAATGCAGCAGAGGATAGCAGGTGATTTGGGAGTTTCCTGCTCCTCCTGAACCCTAGAGCAGGCAATTCATTGACCCCCTTCTCTTGTCTCCACTTGCCTTTCACATCTTTCCAGTTCTCCCTGGTGTCTGCCCTAGAGCCCTTCTATCATGGTTCTTGCCTATTTTTCTGTTCCTGGTGGAAATGGAGAATATGGAGCTGCACAGTCTGTGTGAACAGGAGGGAGAGGCCAAATCTCTCAGGGGAGGCAGAGCACATTCCCTTCTCTACTTCCAATAtcactctcctctctcctcactAGACTTTGGGGTGATCTGGAGAATTGATTTCTCATTCCCAGTCTTTAGGCCCCGGAGATCCTGAGACAAACTTGGAAGGCAAGAGGCCCTGGGAAGCATGGTCCCTGATATGTTCTACCCCTCACTCTCTTGCCAGAGCTGATCTATAAACGTCTCATTCACAATGTCCACACTCTTGtccctcctgagcccacccccatcCCAAGCCTTGAGTATGGAGCTGGTATTTCCTCAGGGAACTCTGAGAGCAGCCACACACACAATCCAGTACCCCAAGGGGCCCAGCCACACAACCTGTCCCCTCAGGCACAGTCATATTCTCCATCTCACAAAGCCACATACCCTGTCCCTCTGACACGTTAAATCACATCCCTGTCACATACAAAGGCTCACACAGTCACACACTTGGTCCTCTTTCACACAGACGAACACATGGCCATACCCCCTGTGTCTCTCACACACAGTCCATGCACACTCTGTAACTTCACCAGCAAGGATGGAGGTGTGGAGAGTCACACACATCTTCAGAGCCACTgtgggcccctggccccaaaggGACTCCCCCAGAAGTCTGGTGTTATCTCAGGATCCCTGGAACTTCCTTTCTCTACTCCTGATAGCTCTGCCTGTTTCCAGATCTCTCCTCATGTCCCCAGTAGAGTCCCCTCATCTCCATACCCCAGTCCTCCCATGCTGTGCCCCTCATCACCCCCCAAAACACCCTGGCCCCGGCCCTCTCTCTTCACCTCCCTTAGACACCCAGCCCCCAGattccctcctcacctcccccagaAGCCCCTCCCTGACACCCACTCCTTGAATTTCCCTCTTTACCTCTCTCAGATGTCCTGTTCCCCAAGcacccctcctcacctcccccagaCGCCATATCCCATCACTAACATGCTTACCCCTGCCCCCAGTCATAAAAGCAGAGGACCCCCTCCCCAGTGCTGCGGGGTAGCTGCTCCTCCAGTCAGCAGCCCAGACACAGCCAGACACCTGGGTTACCTTCCAAGGAGACAGGCTCAAAGAGGCCAAACTGCTCCAGGACCTTGACAAACAGAGCGAGGACCACAAGCACAGCAACCATCTCCAGCCCTTCCAGGTTCATGGTGGGCCTGGGGCATGGCCGACCCCCCCCTCCAGCTGAGGCCCCGGGCACACTGGCAGCCCTCCTCACAACACCTCCCCTCAGGCTCCCCAGCAGGAGTAGGACTGCCGgcagcctccctcccccctccctcccaggatCTCCTCCCTCTCCCGCCCCCTCACCCCGCCTCTGCCCCACAAGCCTCCCAGCCACAACCTCTTCCTCTTTCCAGGGCCACTTCAGCCTACGGACTGGCATCTCCTCAGGAGCCTTTGGCGAGAAGGATATGGGCCAGAACGGGCCAGTCCAGAGAAGGAAGGCGGTGACCCGCCTCTATCCCTGAGGACAGCTTCCCCCAGACACCTTGTGGCTACTCTGTGCctgagggaggggggcagagggaggagcaatgctcagggaaagggcagggaagggcaatgtctatgtgtgtctgtgtgtatgtgtgtgtgtgagggaaaCTGTGAGCCACGCATGTATAAGTAACAGATGTATGTGGCAGAATGTAAGCGGCTAGGTGTTTTCTTGTGTGGGTTCCTGTGTCAGACcatgtgtatctctgtgtgtggTTTACACAGAATTGTGTATATGTCTGCTAGGTGTAAGTGGGTAAGTGACCTGGGTGTCGCTGGtacgtgtgtgtgagtgcacTGGAGTGTTTCTGAGTGTGTAGGAGTTATGAGGCATATGTGTTTAGCAGGGCTGTGGGATGTGGGTCTGAGGACTGATAGTAGAGATGTGTCCTATATTAGGAGTATGGGTCTGCAGTGATTGTGTAATTGCATCTGCGTGGAGCTGTATGAGAACATAAGTGGGGAGAAAGCAGTGACCTCTCCAGTCAGGAGGACACTATCAACATTGATCTGTGGTTGCCATGGTGACCATGAGGCAGAAAGCACTCCCTTTCCATAGGCCacaggcagggaaactgaggcccaagggaAGGAGGATTAAGTCCAATAGCCTAGGCAGGAAAAAGGCTCCTTAGCCTTATCATGACCCTCTAGGGAGGGGACGGTCTTATTGTAGCTacatttcccctccccctcccagatTCAAATTCCTTGGGAGCAGAGAGAGTGagctcctcccttcctctcacccAGGATCTGCAAGGCTTGCCTACTCCTTGAAAATCGTTACTGAGTTGATGGAGAAGCTGGAGTATGAGGGAAATCTGAACCCTTCAAGGGTTCTCCCGCTACTTCTCCCACTGGAGCATTCCTGGAGCCCCTCCTCcattcccctcctccttcccagtagtggtaatggtggtggtggctgtgtgcatgtgtgtggggggcTATGCATATTTGGAAGGGGGGAGAGGCCTGCAGAGCCTGTGAGCCAGAAGACAGGAGCCTCTGAACTGCTGCCACAGCTGGTGAACACTGACTAAGCACTCACTATGTGCTAGATAACGTGCTATGTGCTTACAGTCataatcatactttaaaaaatgtttaactgaAATTcagatagttaacatatagtgtattattagtttcaggagaagaatttagtgattcatcagtagcatgtaacacccagtgctcattatatcaagcgCCCtcctatcacatttttttttaagattttattttttaaaaaagattttatttatttatttaacagagaaagacagcaagagagtgaacacaagtggggggggtgggagaaggagaagcagactcctggctgagcaaggagtctgatgtgggcctcgttccaagaccccgggatcatgacctgagttgaaggcagacacctaaccaactgagccacccaggcaccccaaagattttatcgtttaagtaatctctataccgaACGTGGGGCTAGAACCTACAACCtcagaatcaagagtcacatgttcttccagctgagccatccaggtacccccagacatgatcacatttaattttcataattaacCTATGAAGGAAGTATCATTATCTCCATATTACAGGTGGCGAAACTAAGGCAAAGGGAAGTTAAGAAAAATCACCAAGATCAGTAAGAGTCAGAGCCTCAGTTTTAACCCAGTCTGA
This Neovison vison isolate M4711 chromosome 2, ASM_NN_V1, whole genome shotgun sequence DNA region includes the following protein-coding sequences:
- the KCNIP2 gene encoding Kv channel-interacting protein 2 isoform X1; translated protein: MGLRRWGVGLQWGKARSLDPQTLPLEPGFSTPPFLGRRWGWRPSPSTRSRAQGPAMSRTRGSGARPADGSSQLIDLEANQRLLFALIFGVQGIGRLISGVRVGEDGWVGDFEEGSWRPGLRRGCPPLPPHCPPADSVEDEFELSTVCHRPEGLEQLQEQTKFTRKELQVLYRGFKNECPSGIVNEENFKQIYSQFFPQGDSSTYATFLFNAFDTNHDGSVSFEDFVAGLSVILRGTIDDRLNWAFNLYDLNKDGCITKEEMLDIMKSIYDMMGKYTYPALREEAPREHVESFFQKMDRNKDGVVTIEEFIESCQKDENIMRSMQLFDNVI
- the KCNIP2 gene encoding Kv channel-interacting protein 2 isoform X4, with translation MNLEGLEMVAVLVVLALFVKVLEQFGLFEPVSLEDSVEDEFELSTVCHRPEGLEQLQEQTKFTRKELQVLYRGFKNECPSGIVNEENFKQIYSQFFPQGDSSTYATFLFNAFDTNHDGSVSFEDFVAGLSVILRGTIDDRLNWAFNLYDLNKDGCITKEEMLDIMKSIYDMMGKYTYPALREEAPREHVESFFQKMDRNKDGVVTIEEFIESCQKDENIMRSMQLFDNVI
- the KCNIP2 gene encoding Kv channel-interacting protein 2 isoform X3 produces the protein MRGQGRKESLSDSRDLDGSYDQLTGHPPGPTKKALKQRFLKLLPCCGPQALPSVSENSVEDEFELSTVCHRPEGLEQLQEQTKFTRKELQVLYRGFKNECPSGIVNEENFKQIYSQFFPQGDSSTYATFLFNAFDTNHDGSVSFEDFVAGLSVILRGTIDDRLNWAFNLYDLNKDGCITKEEMLDIMKSIYDMMGKYTYPALREEAPREHVESFFQKMDRNKDGVVTIEEFIESCQKDENIMRSMQLFDNVI
- the KCNIP2 gene encoding Kv channel-interacting protein 2 isoform X6, which codes for MNRCPRRCRSPLGQAARSLYQLVTGSLSPDSVEDEFELSTVCHRPEGLEQLQEQTKFTRKELQVLYRGFKNECPSGIVNEENFKQIYSQFFPQGDSSTYATFLFNAFDTNHDGSVSFEDFVAGLSVILRGTIDDRLNWAFNLYDLNKDGCITKEEMLDIMKSIYDMMGKYTYPALREEAPREHVESFFQKMDRNKDGVVTIEEFIESCQKDENIMRSMQLFDNVI
- the KCNIP2 gene encoding Kv channel-interacting protein 2 isoform X2, with the protein product MRGQGRKESLSDSRDLDGSYDQLTGHPPGPTKKALKQRFLKLLPCCGPQALPSVSETLAVPASLRPHRPRPLDPDSVEDEFELSTVCHRPEGLEQLQEQTKFTRKELQVLYRGFKNECPSGIVNEENFKQIYSQFFPQGDSSTYATFLFNAFDTNHDGSVSFEDFVAGLSVILRGTIDDRLNWAFNLYDLNKDGCITKEEMLDIMKSIYDMMGKYTYPALREEAPREHVESFFQKMDRNKDGVVTIEEFIESCQKDENIMRSMQLFDNVI
- the KCNIP2 gene encoding Kv channel-interacting protein 2 isoform X5, with amino-acid sequence MRGQGRKESLSDSRDLDGSYDQLTDSVEDEFELSTVCHRPEGLEQLQEQTKFTRKELQVLYRGFKNECPSGIVNEENFKQIYSQFFPQGDSSTYATFLFNAFDTNHDGSVSFEDFVAGLSVILRGTIDDRLNWAFNLYDLNKDGCITKEEMLDIMKSIYDMMGKYTYPALREEAPREHVESFFQKMDRNKDGVVTIEEFIESCQKDENIMRSMQLFDNVI